One Deltaproteobacteria bacterium DNA segment encodes these proteins:
- a CDS encoding molybdopterin-dependent oxidoreductase, which produces MESKDKKLTDRIALNRRNFIKLLVGGAVGINLTPLPWKLTDDVAIWTQNWPWVPVPPVGEVTLESTFCTLCPGGCGIEVRKVEERAVKIEGRTDYPVNPGGICPLGAGGLQLLYNENIRFTSPMKRVGSRGSGDFVPISWDEALREVLDRIRDLRKNGRPEALAAVNGYPRESTMAHLVERFIRSVGSPNYLRIPDADDTCRIANRLMTGSSRSMAYDLENSDFVLSFGCGLIEGWGAPGRMIHAWGIWHDREAGNRKVKVVQVESKASLTASKADQWVAVRPGTETALALGLAHVMVKKGLYHRDFIDHYAFGFEDWLDDDGTRHQGFKTLVLHKYTPEKVSAITGVDAGRIVALAEDFARAKKPVALFGKGKGDVNGNLLECMAVQALNALAGRINRPGGVILQDPVPLGGWPEIEADAVTEAGWAKGRLDQAGERYPFTDSLINGFSEALLQDPSAVDMLLVFGANPVFTLPDGGLFRRALEKIPFIVSFSPFRDDTALMADLILPDHSPLEKVEDIPRPRGLQYPLYGVTKPVVKPLYDTRHSGDVVIELARRLGGKMKDSFPWKNFEEALQARVRGLYESGPGLTRYDGGKPVWKSLTRPAIYKADYGSFQDFWKGLRKGGFWYRPLVRYGGWADLFKTPSGKFEFYCTSLQEAFPGNGGKTSIEEALKSADVTSTGDEAFMPHFESAEVSGDYPLLLVPYELINLSSGPWPNPHFLNKTLFDYQLSENESFAEIHPGTASTYHLKEGDRIYVDSPAGRVRVRVHLFEGAMPGVVFLPLGFGHHAYDEYQKGKGVNPNDLISPRRDPLSGLPAWWNTRVKISRA; this is translated from the coding sequence ATGGAATCGAAGGATAAAAAGCTCACCGATAGGATCGCTCTCAACCGGAGAAATTTTATCAAATTGCTCGTCGGCGGCGCTGTAGGGATCAACCTGACTCCGCTTCCCTGGAAACTCACTGATGATGTGGCCATCTGGACGCAGAACTGGCCCTGGGTCCCTGTCCCGCCGGTAGGGGAAGTCACCCTGGAGAGCACCTTTTGCACCCTTTGCCCCGGGGGGTGCGGGATCGAGGTTCGCAAGGTGGAGGAGCGGGCCGTCAAGATCGAAGGACGGACGGATTATCCAGTTAATCCCGGTGGGATTTGCCCTTTGGGTGCCGGGGGTCTCCAACTTCTTTACAATGAGAACATTCGGTTCACCAGCCCCATGAAACGCGTGGGGTCCCGGGGATCCGGAGATTTTGTGCCCATATCCTGGGATGAGGCCCTTCGGGAAGTCCTAGATCGCATCAGGGATTTGAGAAAAAACGGAAGACCGGAGGCCCTGGCGGCTGTGAACGGTTACCCCAGGGAATCAACCATGGCCCATCTGGTGGAAAGATTTATTCGATCTGTGGGGAGTCCCAATTACCTCCGGATTCCTGATGCCGACGATACCTGCAGGATTGCCAACAGGCTCATGACGGGTTCATCAAGGTCCATGGCCTATGACCTGGAAAACTCAGATTTCGTTCTCAGTTTCGGATGCGGACTCATCGAAGGCTGGGGGGCCCCGGGGCGGATGATTCACGCATGGGGCATCTGGCACGACCGGGAGGCTGGGAACCGTAAAGTGAAGGTCGTGCAGGTGGAATCCAAGGCTTCCCTGACAGCCTCCAAGGCTGATCAGTGGGTGGCCGTAAGGCCGGGAACTGAGACCGCCCTGGCGCTGGGTCTGGCCCATGTCATGGTGAAGAAAGGTCTTTATCACCGGGACTTCATTGACCACTATGCTTTCGGTTTCGAGGATTGGCTTGACGATGACGGGACGAGACACCAGGGATTCAAGACCCTTGTGTTACATAAATACACGCCTGAAAAGGTCTCGGCTATCACGGGAGTTGATGCGGGGCGGATCGTGGCCCTTGCAGAAGATTTCGCAAGGGCAAAAAAACCGGTGGCCTTATTCGGCAAAGGGAAGGGGGATGTGAACGGAAACCTGCTCGAATGTATGGCCGTCCAGGCATTGAACGCCCTTGCCGGGCGTATAAACCGCCCCGGAGGCGTCATTCTCCAGGACCCTGTGCCCCTGGGAGGCTGGCCCGAGATCGAGGCGGATGCGGTCACGGAGGCGGGATGGGCGAAAGGGCGCCTCGATCAGGCAGGAGAGAGATACCCCTTTACCGATTCCCTGATCAACGGTTTTTCCGAAGCCCTTCTTCAAGATCCCTCAGCTGTTGATATGTTACTCGTTTTCGGGGCAAATCCCGTGTTTACCCTGCCAGATGGAGGTCTTTTCAGGCGGGCATTGGAAAAGATTCCTTTTATCGTGAGCTTTTCTCCTTTCCGGGATGATACCGCCCTGATGGCGGACTTGATCCTCCCTGATCATTCTCCTCTGGAAAAAGTAGAGGATATCCCCCGGCCCAGGGGTCTTCAGTATCCCCTCTATGGGGTGACGAAACCGGTCGTGAAGCCGCTTTACGATACCAGGCATAGCGGGGATGTGGTGATCGAACTCGCCCGAAGGCTGGGCGGGAAAATGAAGGATTCCTTTCCCTGGAAGAATTTCGAAGAGGCTCTCCAGGCCCGGGTGAGGGGGCTTTACGAGTCCGGTCCGGGACTTACCCGCTATGACGGGGGGAAACCGGTTTGGAAGAGCCTTACCCGGCCGGCCATTTACAAGGCGGATTATGGGTCCTTCCAGGACTTTTGGAAGGGCCTTAGAAAGGGAGGATTCTGGTATAGACCTTTGGTTAGATACGGCGGTTGGGCCGATTTATTCAAAACCCCTTCTGGGAAGTTTGAATTCTACTGTACCTCCCTTCAGGAGGCCTTCCCGGGTAACGGCGGGAAGACGTCTATAGAAGAGGCCTTGAAGAGTGCGGACGTCACTTCGACGGGAGACGAGGCCTTTATGCCCCATTTCGAGTCCGCAGAGGTTTCCGGGGACTATCCCCTTTTATTAGTGCCTTACGAATTGATCAACCTATCGAGCGGCCCCTGGCCCAACCCGCACTTTTTGAACAAAACCCTCTTCGACTACCAGCTGAGTGAGAATGAATCCTTTGCAGAGATCCACCCCGGGACCGCCTCGACATACCATCTCAAGGAGGGTGATCGAATATACGTGGACTCTCCTGCTGGCAGGGTCCGGGTACGGGTGCATCTTTTTGAAGGAGCGATGCCGGGAGTCGTGTTTCTTCCCCTCGGATTCGGTCACCATGCCTACGACGAGTACCAGAAAGGCAAGGGCGTCAATCCGAACGATCTTATCAGCCCGCGGAGGGATCCTCTTAGCGGCCTGCCAGCCTGGTGGAATACTCGCGTGAAGATCTCCAGGGCGTAA
- a CDS encoding 4Fe-4S dicluster domain-containing protein, which yields MKEEHGKHKYGMVIDLDKCTGCGACVVACAAENNVTTRPDESDKSRNITWMCVYEITNGKPFPETEVCYLPRPCMHCHHHTPCVSVCPATATRMDYNTGIVSQIYTRCIGCRYCQAACPYHARYFNWWDGVFPKGMERYLSPEVSPRMRGVIEKCTFCHHRLMRAKNQAYAEGRRELEEGEYVTACAEVCPAQAITFGDLNNPEHKVTKLSKSPRAFRLLERLGTDPKVYYLSSKDWVRKMGDNYLPGEFKPVMKA from the coding sequence ATGAAAGAGGAGCACGGAAAACACAAGTACGGAATGGTGATCGATCTGGACAAATGTACCGGATGCGGGGCCTGTGTAGTGGCCTGTGCGGCCGAGAATAACGTCACCACCAGACCTGATGAATCCGACAAGTCGCGGAACATCACCTGGATGTGTGTATACGAGATAACCAACGGGAAGCCTTTTCCCGAGACAGAGGTCTGTTATCTTCCGAGACCTTGTATGCATTGCCACCATCATACGCCCTGCGTGTCGGTTTGTCCGGCTACCGCTACGAGAATGGATTACAACACCGGCATCGTCAGCCAGATCTATACAAGGTGTATAGGGTGCCGGTACTGCCAGGCCGCCTGTCCTTACCATGCAAGGTACTTCAACTGGTGGGACGGTGTGTTTCCCAAAGGGATGGAACGCTACCTTTCACCGGAGGTGTCTCCGAGGATGAGGGGTGTTATCGAGAAATGCACCTTCTGCCATCATCGCCTCATGCGGGCCAAAAACCAGGCATACGCGGAGGGGAGGCGGGAATTGGAAGAAGGGGAATACGTGACTGCTTGTGCTGAGGTTTGCCCTGCACAGGCTATTACCTTCGGTGATCTGAACAATCCCGAACACAAGGTCACTAAGCTGAGCAAGAGCCCCCGTGCCTTCCGGCTTCTCGAACGACTCGGCACGGATCCGAAGGTGTACTACCTTTCGAGCAAGGATTGGGTCCGGAAGATGGGGGATAACTATTTGCCCGGAGAGTTCAAACCTGTAATGAAGGCTTGA